Proteins found in one Planctomycetes bacterium MalM25 genomic segment:
- the atsA_27 gene encoding Arylsulfatase precursor, translating into MIRIAWTLCWAALAGFATAEKPNFLVILADDLGYQDVGFTGSKEIRTPRLDALAENGVVVRNGYVTHPYCGPSRAGLLTGRYQARFGMEINLTYSPYDQQSGLPHDEKTFGARLQSAGYRTGLIGKWHLGASEPHHPNQRGFDYFYGFLSGGHCYFPDCVTTYYPLQQPDGRTHYSANEGSFLPLTRNNQAADFDEYLTTALSRDAARFVGESDEPFCLYLAYNAPHAPYQAPKETIAKYSHIQGKNRRVYAAMIDEMDRGIGMVVDALKESGKLDNTVIFFLSDNGGVRVKEGQAPIANNAPFKGGKGSMHEGGSHVPFLVHWPAGLPKGQAYEGLVSSLDIAATAVALAGGDTSGHALEGVNLIPFLTGETPGTPHAALFWRRVDGAAWAVRTPTGKYLTENRENGVAKLYDMASDPYESLDLMGKAPELQAELARLWNDWNAQNVACRWLQANAYQRKRLQMYEELHEGLKEKAARRQPLVIE; encoded by the coding sequence GTCATCCTTGCGGACGACCTCGGCTACCAGGACGTCGGCTTCACCGGCTCGAAAGAGATCCGCACGCCGCGGCTCGACGCGTTGGCGGAGAACGGGGTGGTGGTCCGCAACGGCTACGTGACCCACCCCTACTGCGGGCCTTCACGCGCGGGCCTGCTGACGGGGCGTTACCAGGCCCGGTTCGGGATGGAGATCAACCTCACCTACTCTCCCTACGACCAGCAGAGCGGGCTGCCGCACGACGAGAAGACGTTCGGCGCCCGGCTGCAGTCGGCCGGCTACCGGACCGGGTTGATCGGCAAGTGGCACCTGGGCGCCAGCGAGCCGCACCACCCGAACCAACGCGGTTTCGATTACTTCTACGGCTTCTTAAGCGGCGGGCACTGCTACTTCCCGGATTGCGTGACCACGTACTACCCGCTCCAGCAACCCGACGGCCGCACCCATTACAGCGCGAACGAGGGGAGCTTCCTCCCGCTCACCCGCAACAACCAAGCGGCCGATTTCGACGAGTACCTCACGACCGCCCTCAGCCGCGACGCGGCCCGCTTCGTCGGCGAGAGCGACGAGCCGTTCTGTCTCTACCTCGCTTACAACGCGCCCCACGCGCCGTACCAAGCGCCGAAGGAGACGATCGCCAAGTACTCGCACATCCAGGGCAAGAACCGCCGCGTTTACGCCGCGATGATCGACGAGATGGACCGGGGCATCGGCATGGTGGTCGACGCACTCAAGGAGAGCGGCAAACTCGACAACACGGTCATCTTCTTCCTGTCGGACAACGGCGGGGTGCGGGTGAAAGAGGGCCAGGCGCCGATCGCCAACAACGCGCCCTTCAAGGGGGGCAAGGGGAGCATGCACGAGGGGGGATCGCACGTCCCGTTCCTCGTCCACTGGCCCGCCGGGCTGCCCAAGGGGCAAGCGTACGAGGGGCTGGTCTCATCGCTCGACATCGCCGCCACCGCGGTGGCGCTCGCCGGCGGCGACACGTCGGGCCACGCGCTGGAGGGGGTGAACCTGATCCCCTTCCTCACCGGCGAGACGCCCGGAACGCCGCACGCGGCGCTCTTCTGGCGCAGGGTCGATGGCGCCGCTTGGGCCGTCCGCACGCCGACGGGCAAGTACCTGACGGAGAACCGGGAGAACGGCGTCGCGAAGCTCTACGACATGGCGAGCGACCCGTACGAGAGCCTCGACCTGATGGGCAAGGCGCCCGAGCTGCAAGCGGAGCTGGCCCGGCTGTGGAACGACTGGAACGCCCAGAACGTCGCCTGCCGATGGCTCCAGGCGAACGCCTACCAGCGGAAGCGTCTTCAGATGTACGAAGAGCTGCACGAAGGATTGAAGGAGAAGGCCGCTAGACGCCAGCCGCTCGTCATCGAGTAG
- a CDS encoding Leucine Rich repeats (2 copies) produces MEPSSNAHRTDQVPLPSAGLGDGETAAAPSGSGRRTFVLLMLTILVAALGAFGYVQSRNGQLAAREAEAKAELQKLGVFLTSSGSGEHVGNANLSLVRTPENFERAMELLADLPWLEVVALSGQQVNEEQLASLASLTKLDSLQVSNTGIGDSALAVLARFPALGSLHVNGNALTNACLDDLGSLTSLEVLDLSETDLSGDLAPLAGLTELNWLVLRGVPLDDAALATLAGLPKLKRLTLEEGQITREQYAKLQQGSGLQVDGMGEPAARDQ; encoded by the coding sequence ATGGAGCCGTCGAGCAACGCGCACCGCACCGATCAAGTCCCCCTGCCCTCCGCGGGGTTGGGGGATGGCGAGACCGCAGCCGCCCCCTCGGGGAGCGGCCGGCGGACGTTCGTCTTGCTGATGCTGACGATCCTTGTCGCGGCGCTCGGCGCCTTCGGCTACGTGCAGTCCCGCAACGGCCAGCTCGCCGCCCGCGAGGCGGAGGCGAAGGCCGAGCTCCAGAAGCTCGGCGTCTTCCTGACCTCCTCGGGGTCGGGCGAACACGTCGGCAACGCCAACCTGTCGCTCGTCCGCACCCCGGAGAACTTCGAGCGGGCGATGGAGCTGCTGGCCGACCTGCCGTGGCTCGAGGTCGTCGCCCTGTCGGGTCAGCAGGTCAACGAGGAGCAACTCGCGTCGCTCGCCTCGTTGACGAAGCTCGATTCGTTGCAGGTCTCCAACACGGGGATCGGCGACTCGGCGCTGGCGGTCCTGGCTCGGTTCCCGGCCCTGGGCTCGCTGCACGTCAACGGAAACGCCCTCACCAACGCCTGCCTGGACGACCTCGGGAGCCTGACCTCGTTGGAGGTGCTCGATCTCTCCGAGACCGACCTGTCGGGCGACCTCGCCCCGCTCGCCGGGCTGACCGAGTTGAACTGGCTCGTCCTCCGCGGCGTGCCGCTCGACGACGCCGCGCTCGCGACCCTCGCGGGCCTGCCGAAGCTCAAGCGGCTCACGCTCGAGGAGGGCCAGATCACGCGTGAGCAGTACGCGAAGCTCCAGCAAGGCTCGGGCCTGCAAGTCGATGGCATGGGCGAGCCGGCAGCCCGTGATCAG